In the genome of Amia ocellicauda isolate fAmiCal2 chromosome 3, fAmiCal2.hap1, whole genome shotgun sequence, one region contains:
- the shisa2b gene encoding protein shisa-2: protein MGAESFPLLVALMVTLLLTIMDVKANGEYCHGWQDGQGAWREGFQCPERFDGQDATICCGKCALRYCCASTEARLDQGSCDNDRQLPGPGSDSPDSPDSAAVPIYVPFLIVGSVFVAFIILGSLVAVCCCRCLRPKQEPQSGRALGGGGAGGGGGGPRLMETIPMIASTSRGSSSRQSSTATSSSSSATSAARPPMLRTQANCCLPPDAGLSNVYVNMPTNFSVLNCQQATQIMPHQGQFLHPQYLGYAVHHEPMSMTPAPAFLDGSQAGYRPLQSPFPPNTHPEQKFPAVTV from the exons ATGGGGGCTGAAAGTTTCCCGTTGCTGGTGGCGCTGATGGTCACCCTGCTGCTCACCATTATGGACGTGAAGGCGAACGGCGAGTATTGCCACGGCTGGCAGGACGGGCAGGGCGCCTGGCGAGAGGGCTTCCAGTGCCCGGAGCGCTTCGACGGCCAGGACGCCACCATCTGCTGCGGGAAGTGCGCCCTGCGGTACTGCTGCGCCAGCACGGAGGCGCGTCTGGACCAGGGCTCCTGCGACAACGACAGGCAGCTCCCCGGACCCGGCTCGGACAGCCCGGACAGCCCGGACAGCGCCGCAG TGCCCATCTACGTGCCCTTCTTGATCGTGGGCTCTGTGTTCGTGGCGTTCATCATCCTTGGGTCCCTGGTGGCCGTCTGCTGCTGCCGCTGCCTGCGCCCCAAACAGGAGCCGCAGTCAGGCCGGGCACTGGGGGGTGGCGGTGCTGGAGGGGGCGGCGGGGGTCCGCGTCTGATGGAGACCATCCCCATGATCGCCAGCACCTCCCGGGGCTCCTCCTCGCGCCAGTCCAGCACGGccaccagctccagctccagcgcCACCTCCGCCGCCCGGCCCCCCATGCTGCGCACGCAGGCCAACTGCTGCCTGCCCCCCGACGCGGGCCTGAGCAACGTCTACGTCAACATGCCCACCAACTTCTCCGTGCTGAACTGCCAGCAGGCCACGCAGATCATGCCTCACCAGGGCCAGTTCCTGCACCCACAGTACCTGGGGTACGCCGTGCACCACGAGCCCATGTCCATGACCCCTGCGCCCGCCTTCCTGGATGGCTCACAGGCCGGATACAGGCCCCTGCAGTCCCCcttcccccccaacacacaccctGAACAGAAGTTCCCTGCCGTCACTGTGTGA
- the nup58 gene encoding nucleoporin p58/p45 isoform X1, giving the protein MSGFNFGAGAGAGALGATTAGGGFSFGATTSNPAATGGFAMGGMGTGTAVGTATTTTTSSLGLGGSLFAQKPTGFSFGTPTGGTAAAAAPATGLTLGAPAAATTASTTGFALGFNKPAASATPFSLPASSASGGLTLGATLASTAPQAGSTGFALNLGSAIATSAPASTGLTLGSTLTGLGSTLTGLGSSLFQNTAATGLGQASQGLWLGTLGTVTTSNPTSSASLGLGGVDFSTSSEKKSDKSSGARPEDSKALKDENLPPVICQDVDNFQKFVKEQKQLQEEISRMSSKAMLKVQDDIKSLKQLLSVSASGLQRNALAIDKLKVETAQELKNADIALRTQKTPPGLQHENSAPTDYFRGLVEQFELQLQQYRQQIEELENHLTTQASSSHITPQDLSMAMQKLYQTFVALAAQLQSVHENVKNLKHQYLGYRKAFLEDSTDVFESKRAANKKWESGPRVTTGPTPFSSVPNAAAVAMAATLTQQQQPASGSQPALGVSFAAPFGSALGTVLQSNDFGAFGGAPGFGVAGAGGSSFGFATTNKPTGGSLSAGFGSSSTSGFNFSNPGITASAGLTFGVSNTPATGFGAGGPLLQLKKPPAGNKRGKR; this is encoded by the exons ATGTCCGGGTTTAACTTCGGAGCCGGAGCCGGAGCCGGAGCCTTGGGGGCGACTACAGCAGGGGGAGGGTTTTCCTTCGGAGCCACGACCAG TAACCCTGCGGCCACTGGTGGCTTCGCCATGGGAGGTATGGGCACAGGCACAGCTGTGGGCactgccaccaccaccaccacctcctcGCTGGGCCTGGGGGGCAGCCTCTTCGCACAGAAACCCACTGGCTTCTCCTTTGGGACCCCTACCGGCG gaacagcagcagcagcagccccagCCACAGGCCTGACGCTGG GGGCTCCTGCCGCAGCAACCACCGCCTCCACCACTGGCTTCGCCCTGGGCTTCAACAAACCCGCTGCCTCTGCCACACCCTTCTCCCTCCCGGCATCCTCTGCCTCTGGGGGCCTCACTCTGGGggccacccttgcctccacagCTCCTCAGGCCG GTTCTACTGGCTTTGCCCTGAATCTGGGCAGTGCCATTGCTACGTCTGCTCCCGCCTCCACAGGCCTGACGCTGGGCTCCACGCTGACGGGGCTCGGCTCCACGCTGACGGGGCTCGGCTCCAGCCTGTTCCAAAACACAGCCGCTACAG GGCTGGGCCAGGCCTCCCAGGGTCTGTGGCTGGGCACTCTGGGCACCGTCACCACCAGCAATCCCACATCCTCTGCCAGCCTTGGCCTTGGGGGTGTCGACTTCAGCACGTCTTCTGAGAAGAAGA GTGATAAGTCATCCGGCGCAAGACCTGA GGACAGTAAAGCCTTGAAGGATGAGAATCTTCCTCCAGTGATCTGTCAGGATGTGGACAACTTCCA GAAGTTTGTGAAGGAGCAGaagcagctgcaggaggagaTCAGCCGCATGTCCTCCAAGGCCATGCTGAAGGTGCAGGACGACATCAAGAGTCTGAAGCAGCTGCTGTCCGTGTCCGCCAGCGGGCTGCAGAGGAACGCGCTGGCCATCGACAAGCTGAAGGTGGAGACCGCCCAGGAGCTGAAGAACGCGGATATTGCGCTGCGCACACAGAAGACCCCCCCGGGCCTGCAGCACGAGAACTCGGCACCCACAGA TTACTTCCGGGGGCTGGTGGAGCAGTTTGAGCTGCAGCTGCAACAGTACCGTCAGCAGATCGAGGAGCTGGAGAACCACCTCACAACTCAGGCCAGCAGCTCCCACATCACACCTCAag ATCTGTCCATGGCCATGCAGAAGCTGTATCAGACCTTCGTGGCTCTAGCTGCGCAACTGCAGTCGGTGCACGAGAATGTAAAG AACCTGAAGCACCAGTACCTGGGCTACAGGAAGGCCTTCCTGGAGGACTCAACGGACGTGTTCGAGTCCAAGCGGGCGGCCAATAAAAAGTGGGAGAGCGGCCCGCGCGTCACCACCGGACCCACGCCCTTCAGCAGCGTTCCGAACGCAGCGGCTGTAGCCATGGCTGCCACACTAACTCAGCAGCAACAGCCCGCTTCAG GCTCGCAGCCCGCCCTGGGAGTTAGTTTTGCAGCTCCTTTTGGCTCAGCTTTGGGCACGGTCTTGCAGTCAAATGACTTCGGAG CGTTTGGCGGGGCCCCAGGCTTTGGAGTGGCCGGCGCGGGAGGGTCGTCCTTTGGTTTCGCTACAACCAACAAACCAACTGGGGGCAGCCTCAGCGCAG GCTTCGGCAGCTCCAGCACCTCTGGGTTTAACTTCAGTAACCCCGGCATCACGGCCTCGGCGGGACTGACCTTCGGGGTGTCCAACACACCGGCCACGGGGTTCGGTGCGGGAGGGCCACTGCTGCAGCTCAAGAAGCCCCCCGCAGGCAACAAGAGGGGCAAGAGATAG
- the nup58 gene encoding nucleoporin p58/p45 isoform X3 — translation MSGFNFGAGAGAGALGATTAGGGFSFGATTSNPAATGGFAMGGMGTGTAVGTATTTTTSSLGLGGSLFAQKPTGFSFGTPTGGTAAAAAPATGLTLGAPAAATTASTTGFALGFNKPAASATPFSLPASSASGGLTLGATLASTAPQAGSTGFALNLGSAIATSAPASTGLTLGSTLTGLGSTLTGLGSSLFQNTAATGLGQASQGLWLGTLGTVTTSNPTSSASLGLGGVDFSTSSEKKSDKSSGARPEDSKALKDENLPPVICQDVDNFQKFVKEQKQLQEEISRMSSKAMLKVQDDIKSLKQLLSVSASGLQRNALAIDKLKVETAQELKNADIALRTQKTPPGLQHENSAPTDYFRGLVEQFELQLQQYRQQIEELENHLTTQASSSHITPQDLSMAMQKLYQTFVALAAQLQSVHENVKNLKHQYLGYRKAFLEDSTDVFESKRAANKKWESGPRVTTGPTPFSSVPNAAAVAMAATLTQQQQPASGFGSSSTSGFNFSNPGITASAGLTFGVSNTPATGFGAGGPLLQLKKPPAGNKRGKR, via the exons ATGTCCGGGTTTAACTTCGGAGCCGGAGCCGGAGCCGGAGCCTTGGGGGCGACTACAGCAGGGGGAGGGTTTTCCTTCGGAGCCACGACCAG TAACCCTGCGGCCACTGGTGGCTTCGCCATGGGAGGTATGGGCACAGGCACAGCTGTGGGCactgccaccaccaccaccacctcctcGCTGGGCCTGGGGGGCAGCCTCTTCGCACAGAAACCCACTGGCTTCTCCTTTGGGACCCCTACCGGCG gaacagcagcagcagcagccccagCCACAGGCCTGACGCTGG GGGCTCCTGCCGCAGCAACCACCGCCTCCACCACTGGCTTCGCCCTGGGCTTCAACAAACCCGCTGCCTCTGCCACACCCTTCTCCCTCCCGGCATCCTCTGCCTCTGGGGGCCTCACTCTGGGggccacccttgcctccacagCTCCTCAGGCCG GTTCTACTGGCTTTGCCCTGAATCTGGGCAGTGCCATTGCTACGTCTGCTCCCGCCTCCACAGGCCTGACGCTGGGCTCCACGCTGACGGGGCTCGGCTCCACGCTGACGGGGCTCGGCTCCAGCCTGTTCCAAAACACAGCCGCTACAG GGCTGGGCCAGGCCTCCCAGGGTCTGTGGCTGGGCACTCTGGGCACCGTCACCACCAGCAATCCCACATCCTCTGCCAGCCTTGGCCTTGGGGGTGTCGACTTCAGCACGTCTTCTGAGAAGAAGA GTGATAAGTCATCCGGCGCAAGACCTGA GGACAGTAAAGCCTTGAAGGATGAGAATCTTCCTCCAGTGATCTGTCAGGATGTGGACAACTTCCA GAAGTTTGTGAAGGAGCAGaagcagctgcaggaggagaTCAGCCGCATGTCCTCCAAGGCCATGCTGAAGGTGCAGGACGACATCAAGAGTCTGAAGCAGCTGCTGTCCGTGTCCGCCAGCGGGCTGCAGAGGAACGCGCTGGCCATCGACAAGCTGAAGGTGGAGACCGCCCAGGAGCTGAAGAACGCGGATATTGCGCTGCGCACACAGAAGACCCCCCCGGGCCTGCAGCACGAGAACTCGGCACCCACAGA TTACTTCCGGGGGCTGGTGGAGCAGTTTGAGCTGCAGCTGCAACAGTACCGTCAGCAGATCGAGGAGCTGGAGAACCACCTCACAACTCAGGCCAGCAGCTCCCACATCACACCTCAag ATCTGTCCATGGCCATGCAGAAGCTGTATCAGACCTTCGTGGCTCTAGCTGCGCAACTGCAGTCGGTGCACGAGAATGTAAAG AACCTGAAGCACCAGTACCTGGGCTACAGGAAGGCCTTCCTGGAGGACTCAACGGACGTGTTCGAGTCCAAGCGGGCGGCCAATAAAAAGTGGGAGAGCGGCCCGCGCGTCACCACCGGACCCACGCCCTTCAGCAGCGTTCCGAACGCAGCGGCTGTAGCCATGGCTGCCACACTAACTCAGCAGCAACAGCCCGCTTCAG GCTTCGGCAGCTCCAGCACCTCTGGGTTTAACTTCAGTAACCCCGGCATCACGGCCTCGGCGGGACTGACCTTCGGGGTGTCCAACACACCGGCCACGGGGTTCGGTGCGGGAGGGCCACTGCTGCAGCTCAAGAAGCCCCCCGCAGGCAACAAGAGGGGCAAGAGATAG
- the nup58 gene encoding nucleoporin p58/p45 isoform X2: protein MSGFNFGAGAGAGALGATTAGGGFSFGATTSNPAATGGFAMGGMGTGTAVGTATTTTTSSLGLGGSLFAQKPTGFSFGTPTGGTAAAAAPATGLTLGAPAAATTASTTGFALGFNKPAASATPFSLPASSASGGLTLGATLASTAPQAGSTGFALNLGSAIATSAPASTGLTLGSTLTGLGSTLTGLGSSLFQNTAATGLGQASQGLWLGTLGTVTTSNPTSSASLGLGGVDFSTSSEKKSDKSSGARPEDSKALKDENLPPVICQDVDNFQKFVKEQKQLQEEISRMSSKAMLKVQDDIKSLKQLLSVSASGLQRNALAIDKLKVETAQELKNADIALRTQKTPPGLQHENSAPTDYFRGLVEQFELQLQQYRQQIEELENHLTTQASSSHITPQDLSMAMQKLYQTFVALAAQLQSVHENVKNLKHQYLGYRKAFLEDSTDVFESKRAANKKWESGPRVTTGPTPFSSVPNAAAVAMAATLTQQQQPASAFGGAPGFGVAGAGGSSFGFATTNKPTGGSLSAGFGSSSTSGFNFSNPGITASAGLTFGVSNTPATGFGAGGPLLQLKKPPAGNKRGKR, encoded by the exons ATGTCCGGGTTTAACTTCGGAGCCGGAGCCGGAGCCGGAGCCTTGGGGGCGACTACAGCAGGGGGAGGGTTTTCCTTCGGAGCCACGACCAG TAACCCTGCGGCCACTGGTGGCTTCGCCATGGGAGGTATGGGCACAGGCACAGCTGTGGGCactgccaccaccaccaccacctcctcGCTGGGCCTGGGGGGCAGCCTCTTCGCACAGAAACCCACTGGCTTCTCCTTTGGGACCCCTACCGGCG gaacagcagcagcagcagccccagCCACAGGCCTGACGCTGG GGGCTCCTGCCGCAGCAACCACCGCCTCCACCACTGGCTTCGCCCTGGGCTTCAACAAACCCGCTGCCTCTGCCACACCCTTCTCCCTCCCGGCATCCTCTGCCTCTGGGGGCCTCACTCTGGGggccacccttgcctccacagCTCCTCAGGCCG GTTCTACTGGCTTTGCCCTGAATCTGGGCAGTGCCATTGCTACGTCTGCTCCCGCCTCCACAGGCCTGACGCTGGGCTCCACGCTGACGGGGCTCGGCTCCACGCTGACGGGGCTCGGCTCCAGCCTGTTCCAAAACACAGCCGCTACAG GGCTGGGCCAGGCCTCCCAGGGTCTGTGGCTGGGCACTCTGGGCACCGTCACCACCAGCAATCCCACATCCTCTGCCAGCCTTGGCCTTGGGGGTGTCGACTTCAGCACGTCTTCTGAGAAGAAGA GTGATAAGTCATCCGGCGCAAGACCTGA GGACAGTAAAGCCTTGAAGGATGAGAATCTTCCTCCAGTGATCTGTCAGGATGTGGACAACTTCCA GAAGTTTGTGAAGGAGCAGaagcagctgcaggaggagaTCAGCCGCATGTCCTCCAAGGCCATGCTGAAGGTGCAGGACGACATCAAGAGTCTGAAGCAGCTGCTGTCCGTGTCCGCCAGCGGGCTGCAGAGGAACGCGCTGGCCATCGACAAGCTGAAGGTGGAGACCGCCCAGGAGCTGAAGAACGCGGATATTGCGCTGCGCACACAGAAGACCCCCCCGGGCCTGCAGCACGAGAACTCGGCACCCACAGA TTACTTCCGGGGGCTGGTGGAGCAGTTTGAGCTGCAGCTGCAACAGTACCGTCAGCAGATCGAGGAGCTGGAGAACCACCTCACAACTCAGGCCAGCAGCTCCCACATCACACCTCAag ATCTGTCCATGGCCATGCAGAAGCTGTATCAGACCTTCGTGGCTCTAGCTGCGCAACTGCAGTCGGTGCACGAGAATGTAAAG AACCTGAAGCACCAGTACCTGGGCTACAGGAAGGCCTTCCTGGAGGACTCAACGGACGTGTTCGAGTCCAAGCGGGCGGCCAATAAAAAGTGGGAGAGCGGCCCGCGCGTCACCACCGGACCCACGCCCTTCAGCAGCGTTCCGAACGCAGCGGCTGTAGCCATGGCTGCCACACTAACTCAGCAGCAACAGCCCGCTTCAG CGTTTGGCGGGGCCCCAGGCTTTGGAGTGGCCGGCGCGGGAGGGTCGTCCTTTGGTTTCGCTACAACCAACAAACCAACTGGGGGCAGCCTCAGCGCAG GCTTCGGCAGCTCCAGCACCTCTGGGTTTAACTTCAGTAACCCCGGCATCACGGCCTCGGCGGGACTGACCTTCGGGGTGTCCAACACACCGGCCACGGGGTTCGGTGCGGGAGGGCCACTGCTGCAGCTCAAGAAGCCCCCCGCAGGCAACAAGAGGGGCAAGAGATAG